TCGCTGTACCGGCCGTAGAGATCGAGATCGTGGTAATGCTTCTCTCGGGCCTGCTCGTACGTGTTCCGGAACAGGTAGAACTCCAGTTCCGATGCGACCATAGGGACGAATCCGCGCTCTCGGGCGCGCTCGACCTGGGACTGGAGGATCTGCCGCGGGGACTCCGGCACGGGCCGGCCGTCCTCGTCGCAGACATCGCAGAGCACGAGGGCCGTCGCTTCAAGCCAAGGGAGGCGGCGCAGCGTGCCGAGATCCGGCCGCAGCCACACGTCATGATAACCCGTGGCCCAACTCGTCAGCTGATAGCCGGGGAGGGGCTCCATCTCGACATCGCACGCCAGGAGATAGCTGCACGCGTGAACACCGTCCTGGGCGACCTCGCCGACAAAGAACCGGCCGGTGACCCGCTTGCCGACCAGCCGACCCTGCATGTCCACCATCGCCGCGATGACGGTGTCGATTGCTCCGTCCGCGACGGCCGTTCGGAGCGCGTCCACCGTCAGCCGGCCTGCCGGTGCTTCGGTCATCCTCGGTCCTCCCTTCGGGACCCGCCCCCTCGCGCGCGATGGAACGTGTCGTTCCATGGCTTCGAGCCCGAACCCTCCGGCGCGCCGCCCGTGCGCCGCCGGGATTCTGTAGGCCGGGTGGGGAGGAGCGCCAGAAACGCGGCCACCACCGGCGAGACCGTCCGTTCGCGATGGTAAACGAGGGAGAAGTCGAGGTACAGCGGTTCCCGCAGGGGGCGGGCCACGAGGCGGCCGGTTGCAACCTCTTGCGCGACCGCGGCGTGGGCCATGAGGCCCGCGCCGATGCCGTCGGCGACGGCGCTCTTGATCGCCTCGTTGCTCTCCAGCTCCATCGCCGGAGGGACCTCCAAGCCGTTCGATCCAAACGCCCGCTCGATCAAGCGGCGGGTCGCCGACCCCGGCTCGCGGAGGATCATCGGGATATTGCGGAGGTCCTGCACCGCGATCACGCGTTTGCGGGTGAGGGGATGGCCTGCCGGCAGGATGACGAGCACGCGGTCTCGGATCAACGGCAACGACGCGAGGAGGGCATCGTTGCACGGCCCGGCGATGAGGCCGGCGTGCAGGCGAAAGTCGAGCACCTTGGCCAGGATCGTCTCCGAGTTGCCTACGGTGAGGCTCACCCGTACCCCTGGATACCGCCGCTTGAACCGGTCCAGCAACTCCGCGATATAGTAGGCCCCCGCGGTACGACTGGCGCCGACTTCCAGGTGGCCGGTGCGCAGCCCGGCAAGGTTATCCATCGCGTCGCCGGCAGCGTCGAGCAGGTGGAAGATGCGCTGCGCGTAAGTGTCCAGCGTCCGTCCCGCATCCGTCACCCGGACCCGCCGCCCCACCCGGTCGAACAGCCGCTGGCCCAGGCTCCGTTCAAGCCGGCGGATCTGCTGCGTGACGGCGGGTTGACTGATGCCGAGTTGGTGGGCGGCTTCGCTGAAGCTCCTGAGCCGGGCGACGAGGTGGAACGTGTTGAGCGGGACGAGCGGCATCCGATCGGCTCCGGCCGCCTTGCGCGTCACCACGATTGGCCCACCATCCGATGCATAAGGATAATTAATGGATGCTTAACATTTCGTTATTTGACATTATACCAGTTCACCCTGTACCGTGAAGGGGG
This genomic interval from bacterium contains the following:
- a CDS encoding LysR family transcriptional regulator, with protein sequence MVTRKAAGADRMPLVPLNTFHLVARLRSFSEAAHQLGISQPAVTQQIRRLERSLGQRLFDRVGRRVRVTDAGRTLDTYAQRIFHLLDAAGDAMDNLAGLRTGHLEVGASRTAGAYYIAELLDRFKRRYPGVRVSLTVGNSETILAKVLDFRLHAGLIAGPCNDALLASLPLIRDRVLVILPAGHPLTRKRVIAVQDLRNIPMILREPGSATRRLIERAFGSNGLEVPPAMELESNEAIKSAVADGIGAGLMAHAAVAQEVATGRLVARPLREPLYLDFSLVYHRERTVSPVVAAFLALLPTRPTESRRRTGGAPEGSGSKPWNDTFHRARGGGSRREDRG